A DNA window from Fusarium fujikuroi IMI 58289 draft genome, chromosome FFUJ_chr11 contains the following coding sequences:
- a CDS encoding related to plant PR-1 class of pathogen related proteins, translating into MHLSTLYLHSSLLLASSFLSTVIAAPSNKLLDTDLAVNGFGLQDESGDSDGVSAKAEVSTDNDYKVPSDYNKPRVLEANIDVTRLGLDPVIFYPDNDDEDTEVEDTDEEKRSIFSRLFTRALTSDKKEALRRHNVARSKVKVKAIVWDSKLESAATAYAKKLAKAGKLQHSAGKDRPNQGENLAYAWASNGFKNPITAGAQGWLNEKKYYKGETIPKGNFSMYGHYTQCVWKTSTKIGIGAAKDSKGAWYTVARYSGPGNVVGQKPY; encoded by the exons ATGCATTTATCAACTCTTTACCTTCACTCTTCCCTTCTCCTAGCTTCATCGTTTCTCTCAACGGTGATTGCAGCACCTTCCAACAAACTCCTGGACACTGACCTGGCTGTCAATGGCTTTGGTCTTCAAGACGAGAGCGGAGACTCTGATGGTGTTTCCGCAAAGGCCGAAGTCAGCACTGATAACGACTACAAGGTCCCCAGTGACTACAACAAGCCTCGTGTCCTAGAAGCCAACATTGACGTCACTCGATTGGGCCTAGATCCCGTCATCTTTTATCCCGAtaacgatgatgaggacacAGAGGTTGAGGAcactgatgaagagaagcgcAGCATCTTTTCAAGACTCTTCACTAGGGCTTTGACTTCAGATAAGAAGGAGGCTCTACGCCGCCACAATGTCGCTCGCTCCAAAGTTAAGGTCAAGGCTATTGTGTGGGATTCCAAGCTCGAATCAGCTGCTACAGCTTATGCTAAGAAgttggccaaggctggcaagcTGCAGCATTCTGCAGGAAAGGACCGTCCCAATCAGGGTGAGAACCTCGCATATGCTTGGGCAAGCAATGGATTCAAGAACCCCATCACTGCTGGTGCTCAGGGCTG GTTGAACGAGAAGAAGTACTACAAGGGTGAGACCATTCCCAAGGGTAACTTTTCCATGTATGGTCACTACA CTCAATGTGTCTGGAAGACCTCAACAAAGATTGGCATTGGTGCCGCTAAGGACTCCAAGGGTGCTTGGTACACTGTTGCTCGATATTCCGGTCCCGGCAATGTTGTCGGCCAGaagccttattaa
- a CDS encoding probable DUR3-Urea permease gives MAGGGGPSSGTVEPPLSQAYGYGIVVGLGFLFALGMIFTTWVLKRYNHEKQTSEMFNTAGRTVKSGLVASAVVSSWTWAATLLQSSGVAYRYGVSGPFWYASGATVQIILFATIAIELKRRAPNAHTFLEVIRARYGRITHCVYICFGLFTNILVTAMLLTGGSAVVTSLTGMHTAAACFLLPLGVVLYTMFGGIKATFLTDYVHTVIILVIILIFALTAYATGSELGSPGEVYDALTKAAASHPVEGNAEGSYLTMRSREGIIFFVINIVGNFGTVFMDNGYYNKAIAAHPVAALPGYIIGGLSWFAIPWLCATTMGLSALALETNPAFPTYPNRMDPADVSAGLVLPYAAVGLLGKTGAICTLIMIFMAVTSATSAQLIAVSSIFTYDVYQTYINPQASGGRLIGVSHTTVCLYGVIMASFSVGLHYAGISMGWLYLWMGVMISAAVIPATLTLLWKRQNWIAAAASPVLGLFCALIAWTVTCAKEFDGVLSVDNLGSNNPMLAGNVVALLSPLIFVPLFTFGFGSDSYDWASMAAIKQADDTSDSNVDSEGAVVTSFAVAPEEDMAKLNKASKIAKTMTVCMTIAFLILWPMPMYGTSYVFSKPFFTGWVVVGILWLFCSSIAVGLFPLWEGRQSLVRVFKGMFGMGGPDVTEEIQGKAVHEEKIDEFEKQ, from the exons ATGGCTGGTGGTGGCGGTCCTTCATCCGGCACAGTCGAGCCTCCTCTGAGCCAGGCCTACGGCTATGGCATCGTTGTTGGTCTCGGCTTTCTTTTTGCCCTGGGCATGATCTTCACGACATGGGTCTTGAAGCGGTACAACCATGAGAAGCAGACCTCGGAAATGTTCAACACCGCTGGCCGAACGGTCAAGTCTGGTCTTGTTGCTTCAGCTGTTGTTTCCAGCTGGACTTGGGCTGCTACTCTCCTCCAATCATCTGGTGTTGCGTACCGATATGGTGTCTCTGGACCATTCTGG TATGCTTCTGGTGCTACCGTTCAGATTATTCTCTTCGCGACCATTGCCAttgagttgaagagaagggcCCCTAACGCGCATACCTTCCTTGAGGTCATCCGAGCTCGATATGGCCGCATTACGCACTGCGTCTACATTTGCTTCGGTCTTTTCACCAACATTCTCGTCACTGCCATGCTCTTGACTGGTGGCTCTGCTGTAGTCACTTCTCTCACTGGCATGCACACCGCTGCAGCATGTTTCCTGCTGcctcttggtgttgttctGTACACCATGTTCGGAGG TATCAAGGCCACTTTCTTGACAGACTATGTCCATACGGTCATTattctcgtcatcatcctcatctttgCGCTCACTGCCTACGCGACCGGCAGCGAACTCGGATCACCTGGCGAAGTCTACGATGCGCTCACCAAGGCCGCCGCCTCTCATCCCGTTGAAGGTAATGCTGAGGGCTCATACCTCACCATGCGATCTCGCGAGggtatcatcttcttcgtcatcaacatcgtcgGTAACTTCGGCACCGTCTTCATGGATAACGGTTACTACAACAAGGCTATCGCCGCTCACCCTGTCGCCGCCCTCCCTGGATACATCATTGGCGGCCTTTCATGGTTCGCTATCCCTTGGCTCTGTGCGACTACCATGGGTCTCAGTGCTTTGGCCCTCGAGACCAACCCTGCGTTCCCTACGTACCCCAACCGGATGGACCCGGCTGATGTCTCGGCCGGTCTTGTTCTGCCCTACGCTGCTGTTGGCTTGTTGGGCAAGACTGGTGCTATTTGCACTTTgatcatgatcttcatggcTGTCACTTCTGCGACCTCGGCTCAGCTCATCGCTgtttcctccatcttcacctATGATGTTTACCA GACCTACATCAACCCCCAAGCTTCTGGTGGCCGACTTATTGGTGTCTCGCATACGACTGTCTGCCTCTACGGTGTAATCATGGCCAGTTTCAGTGTTGGCCTCCACTATGCTGGTATCAGCATGGGCTGGCTGTACCTCTGGATGGGTGTCATGATCTCCGCAGCTGTCATCCCCGCTACTCTGACTCTTCTCTGGAAGCGCCAGAACTGGATTGCCGCCGCGGCATCCCCCGTCCTTGGTCTTTTCTGTGCGCTCATAGCTTGGACAGTCACCTGCGCCAAGGAGTTTGATGGTGTTCTTAGCGTTGACAACCTCGGTTCCAACAACCCTATGCTTGCTGGCAACGTTGTTGCTCTATTGAGTCCTCTGATCTTCGTGCCTCTCTTCACATTCGGCTTTGGCTCGGACAGCTATGATTGGGCTTCTATGGCTGCTATTAAGCAGGCTGACGACACTAGCGACTCCAACGTTGACTCCGAAGGTGCTGTCGTAACCAGCTTTGCCGTTGCTCCTGAGGAAGACAtggccaagctcaacaaggcCTCCAAGATTGCGAAGACGATGACTGTCTGCATGACAATCGCTTTCCTGATTCTCTGGCCCATGCCCATGTATGGAACATCCTATGTCTTCTCCAAGCCCTTCTTCACTGGctgggttgttgttggtatCCTCTGGCTGTTCTGCAGTTCCATCGCAGTTGGTCTATTCCCTCTTTGGGAAGGTCGACAAAGCCTTGTTCGTGTCTTCAAGGGTATGTTTGGAATGGGAGGACCAGATGTTACAGAGGAGATCCAAGGAAAAGCAGTGCACGAGGAAAAGATTGATGAATTTGAAAAGCAGTAG